The following is a genomic window from Nitrospira sp..
AACATCATTCACTCCCTGCCGGACAGGCACCGATGGGAGTCGTGATCCGCGATGGGATTGACGGCGGCTCCATACGCTGTTGTGGAAGCGTCCGACATACTCCTTCACTTGCTCAGATCAAGACGGACATGAGGCCTGTGTGTCGCAGACAGACCATACAGTCGATGCACTTGTTCCCGTCAGTTTAAGGGGGTGAGGGCTGACGCGGGTAGTGCCAGACGTGCCCGAACAGCACCCTACCCACACGCTCAACTGGCCTTGCGGTATTCTTCCTGCTGATTGAGCGGTTCGACATCCCAATCCGGCTCTTCTTCACCCATCATGGGATCACTCTCCTGGGTGACAGAAGCCCAGACGGCAATGGCACAAAACAGGATCGTCAAGGCGATGAGGAAGTAAACCGGCATAGTGACCTCCTCTGTTCCTGGTTGTCCTACTTCCATCCTAGTCCTGCCATCGGTCATAGACTACAAGGGAAACACCTAGGTTAGGCATGAAATTTCCCTGTGGTGAAAGCCAGAATGAGAACGCGTCTTTCATACCACGATGTCTTCTGTCAGGCTTCACGCATCGTGCCATCCTTACTGACAAGACTTCATGTACTCCTGGCTTGCGAGGCGACGACCGGACCGATCAGCTGCCGGGAGCCATCGCGCCCGGTTTGCACGATACTGTGGGATCGCCGTACCGACAAGTTCTCACTTGGCCAACGGTTCAAGGGTCGGATCTATGAGCGACGCTGCGATCTCACGCCGAACGGCAAGCATTGATCGCTTTACCGGTCCTCCTGCCCGCTCTGTCTGTTACTCGACAAACAGTCACTCGATTGTCTCTCCCCTCAGCTTTCGTCCTACTTTGTGATAGGCTGGGCCGACTCTTGTTCTTCTCCACATTGCATCTGAATGTTGCATGACAAGCGCTTCTCCATCATCCACCATCCTGAGTTCACGAGAGATCTTCCTGCATCTGGGCGGACTTGTCGTATGTATCGGTTTGCTTGGTCTCTGGTATTGGCTCTCGACCGGCGCGCGGGCGGTGCCGGCGTTGATCGAGTTGCTCAAGGATGACAACCCTTCGACGCGCATCATTGCGGCGGAGCAATTGGGACAGCTCGGACCGGCTGCGAAGGCGGCGGTGCCGCTGCTGCTCGCACAAGCCACGCAAGACGGCAACCAGCATGCCAACACCACGGCGGCTGCGGCGCTCAAGTCGATCGATTTGACGGCAGCCCGTCTGGTCATGGCCCACTTCACGCCGCACCTTCAGGATCATGACGTCCGGCAACGCCGCACAGCCACCGCCGTGCTCGGTAGCCTGGGGCCGGTGGCCACACCGGCCGTGCCGGCGCTGCTGGCTCTCTCGCATGACCCCGACGACCTGGTACGACGTAACAGGTTGACGGCACTGGCGTACATCGGCATTCCATCGACGCCGATTGCAGCGGCCTTGCTGGACGGCTTGCGGGATGATTCGGCCCTGGTCCGCCAGACGGCCGTCGCCCAATTTGCCTTTACAGTTCCATTATCACAGGATGCCGTAACCGCCTTGACGCCGCTCCTCAACGATCATGATAAGACCATCGCTTCATTAACTCGCAGTGCCTTGGACAGGCCGAGGTCAGATGATGCAGCCCATCTCCAGTCGCTGAGCCTGATGACAGGCCAATCGACCGCGCGCGACTACGCCTTGCACCAACTCGCACAATCTGGCGCAGCGGCAAGCGCAGCCCTGCCGGCCGTCATGGCGCTGTTGCAGGACGACCAGCCTTTCGTTCGATACCTGGCGGCGGAAACGCTCGGCGCCATGGGCCCGGCGGCGAAGGACGCGATTTCTGCCCTCCGACAACAGATCGAAGATCCCGATCCGGTCGTGCGAACGACGGTCGCGGAAGCGCTCGCGGCCATTGAGGCACACGCGGCAATGCCCCCAGAATCGGCGGCAGAGGGACAACGTCGATGACCGAACTGGTGCAAGACCGGTCCTCACGAGTCAGGCTCTTCACCCGCATCGGGTTCTGGGCCAGTTCGGTGATCGGCCTTCTGCTTCCTTGGGCCATCATACTGGCGGTCGACAAGACGGTACGACATATTCCGTTTGCGCAGGCTTGGCGATCCTTCACCCTGCACCTCTTCGCTCCCGGCTACAATCTTTTCCTCATCGGCCTGCTGACGGCGGTTCCCTTCGTCATCCTGTCGGTGGTGATATTGCTTCACCTGGGAACTGCCTCGATCCAAGCCCCAGAAATCGCGAACCGCCGCACACTGGGGCTCGCCTGTGCGTGGCTCGGCATGCTGACCCTGGCAGGCTGGACTCACATTGCGGTGCTCCTCCATCCCGATGCCCAAGGGGCGCTCGCCTATGTCTTTCTGCCGATCACCCTGCTCCTCCTGTTGCCGATCGGGTACGCGGTGGGACGACTCGCGGCAAAACTCCTCCTGTCCACACGCTCACCTTAGAACGGTGCCGGACTGGACAGCGTCGAGCGCCTGAGTATAATGTGGGCGGTTATTGACTCGGCCGTGAGTAGCGATCGATGACATACCTGCGTTGCCTCCTTATCCTCATCGTGCTCTGGCACTCGTCCGTCCAGGCCGCGTCGAAATATGAGGAGAGCCTGAAGGAATTGGCTGAAGGTGTGGCGGCGGAAGCCATCAAGATGAAAAAAGAGCGGTTGGCGGTCATGGACTTCGTCGACAGCAAGGGGGAGGTGACACCGATCGGACGGTTCCTCTCCGAAGAACTTGCGACGCACTTGCTCGTGGCCGGTGAACTTAAAGTGGTCGATCACAAACTCCTGGCCGCCACCATGAAAATGCATCGGCTCACCCAATTGGAAGCCTCACAGGCTAAAGCGGCCAAAAAGGTCGCGAAGGCATTGCGGGCCGACCTGTTCGTCACCGGGGCCTACCTGGAAATTCCCGAAGGAATCCAGGTCACGGCCAAACTGATCGGTCCCTACACGGTCTATCCGGTCGGCGCGGCGCGGGCGGTCGTCCCGAAGGCCGGGCCGCTCGCCACTCTCCTCAAGAAACCTGATGCCCCGTCGCCCGCCGCAACGATCGCCGAGCCGGAGCAGACCGTTCCTGTGCTGGATAGCCACGAGAATGACCAGTACAAAGTCAGCGTACTCGACATCACCCGGCAGGACGACCGGATCGCGTTGGACCTGTTGTTTGAAAACCGTTCTCCCCAACCGGTGAAGATCGGCTGCCAGTTGCTGGATACCTACCTACAGAACGAACAGGGTGAGCAATGGAAACAGGATGTCGCCCAGAGTCGCGAAGGGCTTTGTACCCGCGGCCTGGAACTGACCCCCATGAAGCAGCAGCGCGCAAATCTTTCGTTCCCAGCGGACGACAGGCCGACCCCGGGGACCTTCAGTCTGCATTACCGCGAAACATCACCCAGGCCGGACCGCCTCGTCATTCTGGACGGGCTGAAACTGGGTGTAGCGCCGGCAGCCGGCGTCGAACCCTCTGCGACGCAGGAACCGGTCACCTCCACACCATAATCGTCTCCGCAACCTCGGTACAGGGAACAGCATGATCAAACAAGTCTTGACGATAGCGGGCTCGGACTCGGGCGGCGGGGCAGGCATCCAGGCGGATTTGAAGGCCATGTCGGCCAACGGAGTCTATGCCATGTCGGTCATTACGGCCATCACGGCTCAGAACACGGAAGAGGTCGCCGATGTATTCGAGTTGCCCACCTCGATCGTTGCGGCCCAGATCGATGCGATCTTCGATGATTTTGACGTTGCCGCAGTGAAGATCGGCATGTTGTCGTCGGCAGACATCATCACGACCGTGGTGAAACTGTTGAAACCGCAACAGGTCAAGAATCTCGTGGTGGATCCGGTCATGGTCGCCAAGGGTGGGCAAGCCCTCTTGAAACCGGACGCCATCGACCGGCTGAAGAAGGACCTGTTTCCGTTGGCGTTGCTGGTGACGCCGAACCTGCACGAGGCCCAACAACTCTCTGGTATCGCCATTGCCTCGCTGGCCGATGCCCGCCGCGCCGCCAAGGTCATCCACCAATTCGGCTGCGCCAACGTCCTCATCAAGGGAGGCCATCTGCCGGGCGATCGCGCGACCGATCTCCTCTATGACGGTCGCTTCTTCAATATCTTCAAGGGCGAGTTCATCGACACGCCTCACACCCACGGCACCGGTTGCACCTTCGCCTCAGCCATCGCGGCGCATCTGGCTCGCGGCAAGGCGCTCCCGGACGCCGTTCAAACCGCCAAGACCTACCTCACCGAAGCCATCAAACAGAGCCTGGCCATCGGACATGGCAAGGGTCCCACCAACCATTTCTATTTCCTGAATCAGGGTTAGCTCGATGAGTCGAGGCCTCGGGTCGCCGCTGTCGTTTCTCCTGGTCGGATGGGGCTGGCTTCTGCTGACCTCGCTGGTGGGATTGGCCACCTTTCTCTGCATCGTGCGCGGCTCCCCGCTCCCTCCGGGCCTTCGTCTGCTGCATGTCCACGGTGCCCTCGTCGGAGGCCTGCTCCAGATGATGGTCGGGTTGGCACTGACCACCATCGAACTGGCCGGCCATCAAGCCAAACGGCGGAAGCACCGCGGGCTGTTCGTCGGCTTGAACCTCGCGGCCCTCGGCTTGGCTATCGGCGCCTGGTTGCGTGATGCCAGCCTGACCCTCGTCGCCGGACTCTTACTGATGGCTCTCTTTTTCCCCATGACGCGCGAAATGATGAAGGCGCTGCGAACCTATCTGGGCCGGACGTCTCTGTCCGGATTCTTCTTTGGGTTGACCTTGGCAGGTCTGTTCGGCTGCCTGGTCCTTGGGGAACTCCTCGCAGGAGTCTGGTTCCCCACCTGGCATGGAATGCTCCGGTTGGGCCATCTGCACTCGGGCCTATTGTTATTCTTCAGCCTCGCGACCATCGGCACAATCCAACTGACGGTGCCTGTCCTGTTGCACCGCCCGTTGCACAATACCGGCCTGGGGCAGGCAGTCTTGCTCCTGCTTCCGGCGGTCGCTGCAGGAATGCTGACGAGCTTTCTTCTCTCGTCGGTCCACATTCAACTGGTGGCCGGCACCTGCCTGTTGATCACATTGGGGTTCTGCTGCGCGAATCTCTTCCGCACCTGGAACCAGGCAGGCCAGCCCGGTTCCGTCGCCGTCGATCACCTCATGACGAGCCTATTTTTTCTTTTCATCACGACTTTCATCGGTATGGCGGTCGGCATCAATTCCTTGTGGACTCCCCCGGCGATGCCCTACGGGACCCTTCACCTGGTCGCATACACCCACACGGCTTTTATCGGGTTTCTCCTGCAAGCGATCGTCGGCGGACTGGCCTATGCCTTACCCGCGTTGTTGTCCGCCCAACGGGTCACAAGCCACAAGAAACAGACCCTCTATCGGGATAGCCTCGATCGAATCATGAATCGCGGACGGGCGCTGCAGATATCCACCCTCAGTTTTGGAACCTTGGGTCTCGTACTGGTCGCGTCGATGACCTGGAACTTCCCGCTTTCCTCGCTCTGGGTCCATACCGCAACAGGGATCAGTCTGGGGTTACTCCTGATTCACCTCGTTCTGATGACGATACACATGACGCAGGCGATCGGGACACACCCGACCGACGAACGCGCCACCAAGGGCTAGCCGTACGACATCGCACCTCACTGTACCCATGGATCTATGGAAGAAACGCTGTTCTTTCACGACCCCCTCGGTCATCGCATCGCTGCCGTCCTTGCCGTACCGAACCAGGCAACCGATCACATTGTCGTACTCTGCCACGGCTTCCTGTCTCATAAGAACAGCACGAGCAATCGGGCGCTGACCGGTCTGCTGATCGAGCGAGGCATCGCCGCTTTTCGGTTCGATTGTTTCGGACATGGCGACAGCGACGGGCCCTTCGCCAAATTGACGGCGACGATCGCGGTCGGCCAAGTACTCGCGGCCTTGGACTATCTTGTCGGCCGTGGTTATCGTCGACCGGCTCTGGTCGGTTCCAGCTTCGGCGGTCTCGTCTCACTGCTTGCCGCCTCCGACTGGACCAGAACACACAGCTCAACCCAAGCCTCCATCCCGCCCCTGACCTGCCTCGCGCTGAAATGTCCCGTCGTCGACTTCGGAGAGGAACTTCGTCTGAAACTTGGAGAGAATGGGTTAGAGGAATGGGAACAAACCGGCACGATCCCGGATCTTCATGGGGGTCCGACTCGTCTTCCCCTCGATTTTGCGTTCTACGAAGACTGCCTCGACCGAATCGCCTACGAGCCGGCTCGAACCATTATCGCTCCAACCCTGATCGTTCAGGGTGATCAGGATGAATGTGTTCCCCTCCACCAAAGTCGGCGACTCTTCGAGGCCTTGCCGGGCCTCAAGCAGCTGGAGATTCTCCCAGGGGCAGACCACCGGTTTACCGACCCTTCTGATTTTCAACGGATGCTGACGTTGCTCACCGATTGGGTCTCCCGACATTCGGCCCTCTAACCCGCATTATTCACGCATGGACGGCCGACGAGACGATTTCCCCCTATCTGAGGTTGTCCGCTTCGCGTAGAAGCGCCGACGAAGGGTTTCCCCTTCAGCGTCTGCTCCAACTTGCACGGCAACACCCGGCAATTTGAACATCAGACTTGGAGCGCCGATAAAACGGCTTATGACGCGACTTTCTGGCTACGGATATGACAAGACGGATGGCATGACGGTTGCTCATCTCCCATCTTGCTTGTTTCCCCGGAGGTCAGAACATGAAAACTTCCACGAGCTTGTTGATGGTGAGTGTTGCCGGTTGTTTGTATTCCACCGTGCTCCAAACAGTCATAACCCCGATCGCGGCGGCAGCAGACAGCTCGACGACCTACAGCCTCCCGCAACAACCTGTCATTGCCGTCTCCAACACCATCACCGTTACCGGCGGGCCGATCCAGGTCAGTCCGGCGGCCCTGAACCTGACAAGCGCCAACCCCGTCGGCACCTTAAGTTTGAAGAAGTCGGGAACGGACCTCCGCTCCTATTATCTCAGCGCCAACCAAGGGTGGACTCAGCTCAATCCCCCCTACGGCAGCACGTTGACCATTTCCACTGAAACGGATCAGGTCGTCATCACGGCCCAGACCGCCGGCCGCGCACCCGGAACCTACTCCGGCGTCGTATACATTGTCGACTATGGGCCGAATAACTCCGCCACCACCGTAGTGCGGGTCCCGGTGACATTGACGATTGCCGCAACGCCCACAGCCTCGTCTCCCCCGCCTCCGCCGCCGGCACCTCCTGCAGCCACACCGCCCCCGCCCGTCCCGGTGTCCCCGCCCTCGCCGCCCGTCGCCGTGACACCGCCCCCACCGGCAACCACACCGCCTCCTGCGCCGCCGACGCCGACCACCGTCACCGGCGGGCTGATCCAGGTCAGTCCGGCGGCCCTGAACCTGACAAGCGCCAACCCCGTCGGCACCTTAAGTTTGAAGAAGTCGGGAACGGACCTCCGCTCCTATTATCTCAGCGCCAACCAAGGGTGGACTCAGCTCAATCCCCCCTACGGCAGCACGTTGACCATTTCCACTGAAACGGATCAGGTCGTCATCACGGCCCAGACCGCCGGCCGCGCACCCGGAACCTACTCCGGCGTCGTATACATTGTCGACTATGGGCCGAATAACTCCGCCACCACCGTAGTGCGGGTCCCGGTGACATTGACGATTGCCGCAACGCCCACAGCCTCGTCTCCCCCGCCTCCGCCGTCGGCACCTCCTGCAGCCACACCGCCCCCGCCCGTCCCGGTGTCCCCGCCCTCGCCGCCCGTCGCCGTGACACCGCCCCCACCGGCAACCACACCGCCTCCTGCGCCGCCGACGCCGACCACCGTCACCGGCGGGCTGATCCAGGTCAGTCCGGCGGCCCTGAACCTGACAAGCGCCAACCCCGTCGGCACCTTAAGTTTGAAGAAGTCGGGAACGGACCGGCGCACCTATTCCCTCAGTGCCAACCAAGGGTGGACTCAGCTCAATCCCCCCTACGGCAGCACGTTGACCATTTCCACTGAAACGGATCAGGTCGTCATCACGGCCCAGACCGCCGGGCTCGCACCCGGAACCTACTCCGGCGTCGTATACATTGTCGATTCTGGCCCGACTAATATCGCCACGACCATTCGTATTCCGGTCACGCTAACGATCGCCGCCGGACAAACGGCATCTCCATCGCCTTCCGCGCCGACATCACCAAGTCAACCGACGGTCACCACGCCCCCGCCTCCCCCGCCAAGCCCGACTGCACCTCCCCCGATCGCCGGTACTTCGCCGACAACATCGACGCCGAAGGTAGCCAATGCCACGGTCACTTGGAACGCCAACACCGAAATCGACCTAGCAGGGTACCGGGTGTACGTAGGGACGCGATCCGGGGTGTATGGCTTCGCCGGGCCCTTCGAAGTCACCAACAAGACCACCTTCACCGTACCGAATCTCCCGCTCGGCACGACCTATTTCTTTGCCGTGTCGGCCTTTGATACGGCGGGTAATGAAAGCGTCAAATCCAACGAGGTCAGCAAGAGCCTGTTTTAACTGCTCGGGTGAATCGACAAGGACGACATGCCGTGAGCTGCGGCGCAGTAGGCGCCCAGCTTACGGTGGAGTGATGAGCCCGGGAGTCCTCGCGCATCGGAATCCCGTATAGCTGTTCCGAGTCTCCGGCGGCAACTTGAACCGCCCATAGGTGAGCAGATACTTCGGCAAGTCCGACCAAGAACCGCCACGCAACACTCGAAATGATCCGGAGTCAGGGCCAGCCGGGTTCCTTGTCGGGCTGGATTCATAGTAATTCGCCCCGTACCAGTCGGCCACCCATTCTCCGACATTCCCCGCCATCTGAAAGAGGCCATAGGGACTCACACCGGCCTCATAGCGCTGGACCGGCACCAGCACTTGGCTGTAGCTGAACCTCGCGCCGAGTCCGAAATTCGCCAGCGCATCGCTCGGAGCTTGGTTGCCCCATGGGTACAGCCGCCCCTCGATTCCCCGCGCGGCCTTTTCCCACTCCGCTTCCGTCGGCAGACGTTTGCCTTGCCAGCGACAATAGTCATCCGCATCGAACCAGCTGACTCCGATGACCGGACGGTCACGATGATGTGACAGATCCACTTCCTCCCACTGCCAGGGCACGGATCGCTTCGTCAGGGCGAGAAATTCGGCATAGTGTCCCGTACTCACTTCGTAGCGATCGATCTCAAACCGATCGACCCACACGTGATGTTGAGGCCGTTCATCCTCCAAGGCATCGGTTCCATTTGCCCCCATGGCAAAGACCCCTGCAGGGATTATCACCATCGGGGCGTCGGGAAGAGTCTGCGTCTCGGACAACGATCGCGGTTTTCGCAACCGTTCGAGCTGCCCCCACGCAACATCGATCGACTGAGTCACAACGGCGATCAGCGAGCAGATGAGCAGGGCAGGGAGACACACGCGCATGGCCGTGGTCGATCAGGGAATGACGCCGCCCACGACCCAATGTCGGTCGTCCGGGACATCGATGAGGAGTCGGGACAGATTCATTTCAGCCAACTGCCCCGCGACTTCATCCTCGGTAAACGCAGCCAGCAACGAGTTGTAGAAATCTCGTTTCAGGATCGGATCTTCGTCGGAGGCATACTGATCCACCAAGGCCTGGGCTGCCTCAGGAGACTCCGGCCTCAGCAAATCCATAACCAAAATACAGGCTCCCGGTTTCGCCAATTGTTTGAGGCAAAACCAGAACTGCAGCGGATTCGGCACATGATGCAGAAGGCTGTTGGAGAGCACCGCATCGGCCTGCTCTGCCAAATCGACCGTTTGGAATCGCGCACAGCAAAGGGTGATGTTCTGTGCCAACCCGGCGCTGGAAACGGCCGCTGCCGCCAGATCCAGCATGGGCCGGCTGGCGTCCACCGCAGTTACTCGCACACCGGGAAAGGCACGGAGAAAACGAATCGGAATATCCCCCGGACCACACCCCAGATCGACCACATGGCCGCCGGTCCAGTCAGGAAAATATTCGCGGAAGCGATCGACGAACCCCTGGTTCTCTTCGGCGAAGTCCGCCTTCGCATAGGCGCGGGCCTGCGCCATGTCATCCATCAGTTCCGGCTCCAAGACACGCTTCATATTTGAATCCCTGAGTATTGAGAGAACCTTTCGGCGTTCAGCATTTCCACCATCACCCTATCACCCGTTCGCACCGGCCCTTCAACAAGCACCCGCGCATAGAGTCGGCTCCAGCCCGGATGCTTTTCCTGGGCGATTCTTCCATAGTTTCCATCCTTGAACCACATGGCATTCAACCGGCAAGGCTCGGTGTAACTCATGACCTCCGCTTGCACGCGATCACCGGCCAGTCCTTCGACCGTCACTCGGGCGAACGGTACGGCCAGCTTCGGCAAACCGCCGTCCGACAAGCTTATCTGGTGTACATGAGGAAGAATCGATCGGTCGATGACGCCCATCAGGAACAGCGGCCTCCCTCGCAGGATTCCATCCCCACCGCCTCCAGGGCGATCCACCCGTCTCGTTCTCGCGTCTCTTTCACATAGACCCCTCTGGACGCATAGGCTGCTTCGACTTCTCCACGCTGTTCGATCAACAGACCGGACAGCAGCAGTCGTGCCCCGGCCGAGGCGTGGCGACAGAGCATCTCCGCGGAATCCAACAGGGTCTGCCGATCCAGATTCGCCAGGACAAGGGTCGGTTCGAACTTATCTTGAGGCTGCTCCGCTTGAACATTCCCTACCGCCAAGGTCAGCCGTTCGTCGAATCCGTTGACCTGGGCATAGTCGCGCGCGCAGTCGATCGCCACCGGATCGAAATCGACACCCTTCGCCATCGCAGCCCCGACCCGCAACGCCACCATCGCCAGCACCCCGCTCCCGGTTCCCACATCCAGCACGCGATCGGTGGGGGTGACGACCTGCTGCAGCCACTCGATCAACAGCTGCGTGGTCGAGTGGTGGCCCGTGCCGAAGGCCTGCTTGGGGTCGATGATCAACTCGACCTCTCCGGGATTGAGCGCCGCCTGTTTCCAACTCGGCCGGATGACCACCTGCCCGATCCTGATCGGCTCCACCAGGCTCGCCCACTGGGCGTTCCAATCCCGATCCGGCAGGTGATTGATCGTGATAGCGCCGGCCGGTTCTGGATGGCCGAGTCGTGTCAGCGCCAGCCGGAGCCCCTGCCAGGTGTCCGGCCCACAGCGATCGCCGGGCCAGTAGAGGTGCACCGAATCTTCCTCCTGCCATGCACCGGCCACGGCGGGATCGTTCAACAGACCCAATAGCTCTCCCGCATCGAGCGAGGTCGCCACATCGACTTGAATCCAGTCGCGCATCATCAACGTGGTGGAATCGTGACCGGCAGAATGATCTGCCTCGGTGGTTGACGCCATCTCAGACTATCAGTATCGTCAGCGGTACGATGCCGTCGGACAATCGATCACCCAGCACATTGAGCCGTGAACGCAACCTGATGCGACTCTTGCACCGTGCCGATCGCCTGCATGCGAGAGGCAGCCACGCCAGCGAACGATTCACGACCTGGCGTTTTGTGATCTTTGCCGTCGGGCTCCTCGGCTCCATCATTCCACACAAACTGGGCTGGACCGTACTCGGCAACGTCGCACTTGCAACCTGCTTCATCCTCTTCCTCATCGTGGCCTGGTATCATAACAGGCTCGAAGACCGCTTGCATCGCCTCCGCCTGTGGCAAGAAATCAAGCGGGCTCAGGTGGCACGCATTACCCTGGACTGGTCGAACATTCCGCTTCGCTCTCTCGCCGTACCGGAACGGCACGGGTATGCCAAGGACCTCGACCTGGCCGGCCCCCATTCCTTGTTGCACCTGATCGACAACACCATTTCATCCCAAGGACAAGAGCGGCTCACCTCGTGGCTGTTCGATCAACCGCCTCATCCAGCGCAATGGTCCGCACGTCAGACCCTCATCCGTGAATTGACGCCCCTCTCCCTCCTCAGAGACCGATTGTCGCTGGAAGCCCGTTCGGTCGATGAAGCCGATATCGACGGCCGCCGCCTGCTCTCGGTGCTTCAGAAACGTGTGGACGATGCCAGCTTGATTCCCATGCTGTCGATCGAAACGCTGCTGGCAATCTCGACGGCGGGACTCCTGCTCGCCGATCCGTCGTACGGTCTCGGTAACTATTGGATGCTGTCGTTCGGACTGTACGCCGTCCTGTTCCTCTCGGTCCGCAGCCGCTCGGAAGAAATCTTCGACCATGCCCAGTCGCTGCATCGGCAACTGGAGCGGCTCAGCGCCGTCCTCGGTTATGTGGAACGGCGCTCATACCGGTCCGCTCCGCAACTGGCCCTGCTCTGCCGGCCGCTCCTGGAACAACACACCTGCCCTTCCGCTTCACTCAAACAGGCCGCTTCCATCATGAACAGGCTCAGCGTGCGGGCCCATCCCCTGGTGCACTACCTCATCAATGCCGTCGGTCCATGGGACCTCTATCACACCTATCGCCTACAACAGTTACAGGATAGAACCGCCTCCATTGCCCCGCTCTGGTTCGAAACGCTGGCCGAGCTGGATGCCGCAATATCCTTGGCCACCTTCGCCTACCTGCACCCGGACCATCCATGGCCTTCGTTGCATCAGCCCGGCGTGGCCGACCATCCCAACGGCGACAGGCCGATCCTCGACGCGAAGAACCTTGCACACCCGCTCATCCCCGCGAGGGTCCGCGTCGGTAACGAGATCCTGCTCCAAGGGCGAGGGCGTCTGTTCCTTGTGACCGGCTCCAACATGTCCGGCAAGAGCACCTTTCTCAGAACCATCGGCATCAATACCTGCCTGGCGCAGGCCGGCGGCCCGGTCTGTGCAGACTCGTTCCGTTGGTCCTTCGTACGGATCGGCAGTTGCATCCGCGTGGACGATTCCCTCGACGGCGGCCTCTCGTTCTTCTATGCCGAGGTGAAACGACTCAAGACCATCTTGACCGACGCGCAGGACGAACAGGGCCCTCCGGTGCTGTGGTTGATCGACGAAGTCTTCAAAGGCACCAATAACCGGGAACGACTCATCGGAGGCCGTGCGCTCATTGCCGCACTCGCGGGCAGCAATGGATTCGGCCTGGTCACGACCCACGACCTGGAGCTGGCCGAATTGGAGCAACAGCTTCCCAACGTGACGAACGTGCATTTTCAGGAAACCGTGGCGGACGGCGCGCTGCACTTCGATTACCGATTGCGGCCCGGCCCCTGCCCCACCACCAACGCCCTGCAGATCATGGCCCTGGAGGGGCTACCGGTGGAAAACCCTGCCTCGATCCCCCACCGGAAACAGGATAACTAATTGCGTCATTCTGGCTGTTTCGGCAGACTAGGACCATGCTCTCGAAAGCAGACCGATCCATTCGTTGAAAGGAGACCCTCATCGATCCACAGTCCGACTCCTCACAAGCTGCTCGTCTTCCGTTACGTGGGCTGTTGACCGCGCAGTTCTGCGGCGCGTTCAACGACAACGCCTGGAAATTCATGGTCGCGCTCCTGGGCATCAGGGCGGCAGCCGCCACCCTGTCGCCCGGGCAA
Proteins encoded in this region:
- a CDS encoding Hydroxymethylpyrimidine phosphate kinase ThiD yields the protein MIKQVLTIAGSDSGGGAGIQADLKAMSANGVYAMSVITAITAQNTEEVADVFELPTSIVAAQIDAIFDDFDVAAVKIGMLSSADIITTVVKLLKPQQVKNLVVDPVMVAKGGQALLKPDAIDRLKKDLFPLALLVTPNLHEAQQLSGIAIASLADARRAAKVIHQFGCANVLIKGGHLPGDRATDLLYDGRFFNIFKGEFIDTPHTHGTGCTFASAIAAHLARGKALPDAVQTAKTYLTEAIKQSLAIGHGKGPTNHFYFLNQG
- a CDS encoding Ribosomal protein L11 methyltransferase; amino-acid sequence: MMRDWIQVDVATSLDAGELLGLLNDPAVAGAWQEEDSVHLYWPGDRCGPDTWQGLRLALTRLGHPEPAGAITINHLPDRDWNAQWASLVEPIRIGQVVIRPSWKQAALNPGEVELIIDPKQAFGTGHHSTTQLLIEWLQQVVTPTDRVLDVGTGSGVLAMVALRVGAAMAKGVDFDPVAIDCARDYAQVNGFDERLTLAVGNVQAEQPQDKFEPTLVLANLDRQTLLDSAEMLCRHASAGARLLLSGLLIEQRGEVEAAYASRGVYVKETRERDGWIALEAVGMESCEGGRCS
- a CDS encoding MutS-related protein, family 1 — encoded protein: MPSDNRSPSTLSRERNLMRLLHRADRLHARGSHASERFTTWRFVIFAVGLLGSIIPHKLGWTVLGNVALATCFILFLIVAWYHNRLEDRLHRLRLWQEIKRAQVARITLDWSNIPLRSLAVPERHGYAKDLDLAGPHSLLHLIDNTISSQGQERLTSWLFDQPPHPAQWSARQTLIRELTPLSLLRDRLSLEARSVDEADIDGRRLLSVLQKRVDDASLIPMLSIETLLAISTAGLLLADPSYGLGNYWMLSFGLYAVLFLSVRSRSEEIFDHAQSLHRQLERLSAVLGYVERRSYRSAPQLALLCRPLLEQHTCPSASLKQAASIMNRLSVRAHPLVHYLINAVGPWDLYHTYRLQQLQDRTASIAPLWFETLAELDAAISLATFAYLHPDHPWPSLHQPGVADHPNGDRPILDAKNLAHPLIPARVRVGNEILLQGRGRLFLVTGSNMSGKSTFLRTIGINTCLAQAGGPVCADSFRWSFVRIGSCIRVDDSLDGGLSFFYAEVKRLKTILTDAQDEQGPPVLWLIDEVFKGTNNRERLIGGRALIAALAGSNGFGLVTTHDLELAELEQQLPNVTNVHFQETVADGALHFDYRLRPGPCPTTNALQIMALEGLPVENPASIPHRKQDN